The following are encoded in a window of Microvirga ossetica genomic DNA:
- a CDS encoding IS6 family transposase, which yields MSKPISYKRHRFPPQIIAHAVWLYFRFPLSLRLVEEMLLERGIVVSYETVRRWALKFGPAYARRLRRKPPSRRDVWHLDEVVVTISGQKHWLWRAVDQDGYVLDEVVQTRRNTQAAKRLLKRLLKKQGCPPRRMITDKLGSYAAAHRQIMPEVEHRSHKGLNNRAENSHLPFRRRERARQGFRSAGGLQRFVNVFSAVRNLFVPPRSRRSARATHLHRLNAMAEWKVAANVAA from the coding sequence AGCCCATTAGCTACAAACGCCACCGCTTTCCGCCTCAGATCATCGCCCATGCGGTCTGGTTGTACTTTCGGTTCCCTCTGAGCCTGCGGCTGGTCGAGGAAATGCTGCTCGAGCGCGGCATCGTCGTGTCCTATGAGACGGTCCGCCGGTGGGCGCTGAAGTTCGGGCCGGCGTACGCTCGCCGTCTCAGGCGCAAGCCGCCAAGCCGCCGCGACGTTTGGCACTTGGATGAGGTCGTGGTCACCATCTCTGGTCAGAAACACTGGCTGTGGCGGGCTGTTGACCAAGACGGATACGTCCTTGATGAAGTCGTACAGACGCGCCGCAACACCCAGGCCGCCAAGCGTTTGCTGAAGCGTCTGTTGAAGAAGCAGGGCTGCCCACCCCGGCGGATGATCACCGACAAGCTCGGCTCTTATGCTGCCGCCCACCGTCAGATCATGCCAGAAGTCGAGCACCGCTCGCACAAAGGGCTAAATAACAGAGCGGAGAATTCGCATCTTCCGTTCCGCCGGCGAGAACGGGCGAGGCAGGGCTTTCGGTCTGCCGGAGGGCTGCAGAGGTTCGTCAACGTGTTCTCTGCCGTCCGCAACCTTTTCGTTCCACCCCGCTCGCGCCGCTCTGCCCGTGCGACCCACCTTCACCGCCTCAACGCCATGGCAGAGTGGAAAGTCGCGGCGAATGTCGCCGCTTGA